ccttgctgagcagcctttcaggttatgtcgatataggactcgttttactgtggatataaactcagcaaaaaagaaacatccctttttcaggacaaagtattttgaagataattttgtaaaaatccaaataactttacagatctttattgtaaagggtttaaacaatgttcaattaaccataaacaattaatgaacatgcacctgtggaacggtcgttaagacactaacagcttacagatggtaggcaattaaggtcacagttataaaaacttggacactaaagagacctttttgctgactctgaaaaacaccaaaagaaagatgcccagggtccctgctcatctgcgtgaacgtgctgcatggaggcatgaggactgcagtgACTGTGAGATGCCtgagacagcactacagggagtcAGGAAGGACAGTTCATCGTctttgcagtggcagaccacgtgtaacaacacctgcacaggatcggtacatccgaatatcacacctgcagaacaggtacaggatggcaacaacaattgCCGAgctacaccaggaatgcacaatccctccatcagtgctcagactgtccacaataggctgagagaggctggactgagggcttgtaggcctgttgtaaggcaggtccttaccagacatcactgccAACAACGTCgatatgggcacaaacccatcttcgctggaccagacaggactggcaaaaagagctcttcactgacgagtcgcggttttgtctcaccaggggtgatggtcagacttgcgtttatcatcgaaggaatgaccgttacaccgaggcctgcactctggagcgggattgatttggaggtggagggtccgtcatggtctggggcggtgtgtcacagcatcatcggactgagcttgttgtcattgcaggcaatctcaacgctgtgcgttacagggaacacatcctcctccctcatgtggtacccttcctgcaggctcatcctgacatgaccctccagcatgacaatgccaccagccatactgctcgttccgtgcgtgatttcctgcaagacaggaatgtcaatgttctgccatggccagcgaacagcccggatctcaatcccattgagcacgtctgggacctgttggatcggagggtgagggctagggccattccctccagaaatgtcagagaacttgcaagtgccttggtggaacagtggggtaacatctcacagcaagaactagcaaatctggtgcagtccatgaggaggagatgcactgcagtacttaatgcagctggtggccacaccagatactgactgttacttttgattttgaccccccccccccccctttgttcagggacacattattccatttaatttagtcacatgtctgtgaaacttgttcagtttatgtcttagttgttgaatctttttatgttcatagaaATAATGTTaagtttgctaaaaataaaagcagttaaaagtgagaggatgtttcttttttttttttgatgagttaagatacttgtctacctgtttcctccagcatcttcacaaggtcctttgctgttgttctgggattgatttgcacttttcacaccaaactacgttcatctgagcggtatgatggctgtgtggtcctatggtgtttatacttgcgtactattgcttgtacagataaacgtagtactttcaggcatttggaaattgctcccatggatgaaccagatttgtagaggtccacaatttattttctgaggtcttggctaatttcttttgattttcccatgacgtTAAGCAAGGAGgcacggagtttgaaggtaggccttaaaatacatccacaggtacacctccaattgactccaattcgcctatcagaagctaattggctaattgcctaaaggcttgacatcattttctggacttTTCCAAGCTCatttaaggcacagttaacttattgtatgtaaacttctgacccactggaattgtgatatagtcaattaaatgtgtaaacaattgttggaaaaattattcatgtcatgtacaaagtagatgtcctaaatgacttgccaaaactatggtttgctaatatgaaatctgtggagtgattaaaaaattagttttaatgatttcaacctaactgtatgtaaacttctgactaatAATATGACCTAAATTTCAGCAGTCAGTAGTGAAAATGGATGATTCAAAACAATTAATAACActtaactaatttgttaattactGGTATATAAgaattgtttcaagttctcaagtaattattacattcagaacaaaaaatataaaattaagaaagcagtgctttttaacagctttaaaagttgtTAACAGCAGTAtgaagtattcaagtaaacattcagaatattctactactggtcttcactgtatgattagaatacattaatactttttaaagcaattaaagttatccagccaagagcagtgtgtggttttctcattttcttatggttgtttaattaataataatgacacactagatcagtggttctcaacggGGGGGGAAGGGTCGGAAGGTTGTATTTTTGATTGACTTCAAATAGGCTTCAGTACTGAAGTGGGCGCAATTTTTTTCAAGGTTGTATTTTTGATTGACTTCAAATAGGCTTCAGTACTGAAGTACCAAGCAAATATCCACGAGCCTAAAGTAAACTGTAAATATAATTAGAACATGTAACATCAATATGCTTAATCTCCTTTAGAAAATATGAATAAAGGTCATTCACAATTACCTTCTGTCTCCATGATGTTAACCtctgcataataaaaaaaaaaaaaaaaaaaaaaagtgttccctCTCACTCTTCTTTTTGATAGGGAGAAGCGGAGCTTAGCCTGCCTTTTTAATTAGCTGTCAGTGCAGCCACGGGTCAGATCGACAGTGACTACTAGCCAAACTAACTCATGGTGGTAAGTAGGCTATGGATAAGATTAATCACACTTGTCAAAAGGAGTTGTAGCAGTGATGCCTCGTCAGCATCATCATCTACCCCTAAAAAGTGTAAAACATGAAAGTATGACAGTAGCTATCTTCAGTTTGGCTTTACGGTGGCTGGGACGGATGCTGAACCGCTGCCCCAGTGTGTAATATGCACTGATGTGCTGGCAAATGATAGCATGAAGCCATGAAAGTTGAAGCGCCATTTGGAAACCAAATACCCGATAATTAAAGACAAGCCCTCAGATCTTTTTTAAATTAGTTATCTTGTTATGGACAGCAGAAACACAACATCAGCAAACACACATCAGTGTCTAACAAGTCTAGAAGCGTCCTTCTATGTCTCGCAATGAGTTGCTAAATTAGTAAAACCATACACACTAGCAGAGGTGCTAATCTTACCTGCTGCTAAAGATACAGTATCTGTCAAGCAATGTTTGGAGACAATTTTGCACAACAGATTGGTGACATCCCCCTTTCTAATGACACCGTTAGTCACAATTGCTAGCTAACATCATGCAAAGCCAGTACTATGTTGTTGCAGGGCTAGCACAGTTGCTTAACTATGTCAGATATGTCAAAGATGGTAATACTGAGGAGGACATTCTTTTCTGTCGGTGTCTTCCAGCGCACACAACTGGCGAGGCATTGTTTGAAGTTCTGGATGGGTATATACGGGATGCAGGAATGTCATGGGATAGATGTGTTGGGATATGCACAGATGGGGCCTGTTCAATGACTGGGAGGGTTAGCGGTTTGGTCACTCATGTCCTGCCGTTAGCCCCTTTAGCCAAGTGGACCCACTGTATGATTAATCGTGAATCTCTCGCATCAAAGAAAATGCCTGAGTCTCTGGAGCCAGTTTTAAAGCAGGCAGTGCAAATGGTCAATTTCATTAAAGCATGGCCATTAAATGCACGCCTGTTTTCATGACTGTTTTAGGAAATGGGAGCCGAACATGAGCAGCTCCTATTTCACACGGAGCTGCACTGGCTCTCTAGAGGTCTGGTTTTACATTGCCTCTATGAATTGCGTTCAGAGGTGAAGACGTTTCTTGTTGATGCGAAGTCTGACCTTGGCCGTTACCTGGACGACCCCTTGTGGTTAGCGCAGTTGTCATACCTTATAGACATTTTCGATAGGCTGAATCTGTTGAACACATCAATGCAAGGGAGAGATGCCAACATCTCACTTCTTTCAGACAAAGTCAGTGCATTCGTTGTCAAACTGGATCTTTGGCATGATCGGttgattaataaaaatgttgacaTGTTTCCCAACTTCGTTGACTGTGTGCAAGAGACCAGGATAAATATCTCTCCTTTGATACACACAATCGTTAACCATGTTGATGGAATGAAACAGCAATTCGGTGATTATTTCAGTGAGGATTTCAGTTCATTTTCTTGGGTCAGAGACCCCTTCATTTGCCCAGGCAAAGACCTAACAATCGAAATTGAGGAGCAATTAGTCGAATTAAAGAGAGATACCTCTATAGCTCTTGCTCTATGCCCTCATTTTGGATGACTGTGATGAGTGAATATCCTCAGTTGTCTGAGGCTGCCGTAAAATTACTCCCTCCATTCGCTCGGTTTTCTAAATTGACAGCCTTGAAAACAAAGTACTGAAATCGCCTCCAGGTGGAGGATAACAACAGGCTTGCGCTATCCAATACTGAACCGCATATTGTGCTTCTTTGTAAAAATGAAGCAAGCGCAGGTGTCCCACACTGATTAATTTCACAATGTCATGGCTAGTGAGAACAGGTTCTTAAAGCTCTTCTCCTCCTTTTCCTCTTTCAATAGATTGTTTtacatgtatctatctatctatctatctatctatctctataaaaaaacagataaaggTTAGTCATAGGTAGTCATTATACCTCCACAAATATGTGTATGACATATGATGGGGGGGGAGGCGGTTAAGTTCCAAAAGGTTGAGAATCCCtgcactagacagcagcaggtctattagataacatttacacttacaagtctgacattttaatacaaattcgCTTTTCCCCACTGTTtgcattcactttagacataactcactgtgtttacatgaatacctcaccaagatatGCATTTTGGAGGAATTTGGAAATGTATTTGACGGTTCAGACGCGTATCCGCAATATCATAAGCGTTCTCGGGGCACGCGCGCaggttcagcacacacacataagccaCCTGTCCGTTAAACAGCGTGCAACTATTACTAGActactagcgaattataaaattatgtgctctggattattttcaacagcaaaataagaatacagtgctgtgaaatagtatttcctgatttcttctctttttttgtatttttcatactaaattgtttgagatcttcaaatgagattgttttatgttataaggcaacctgagtaaacacaaaatacagttttcaaatatatatatattttttattgaagcaaaaaagttatccaacacctatatcacccatgtgaaaaatgaactgcccccttaaacttaatagctggttgtgccacctttagcagcaacaactgcaaccaaacacttctgataactggagatcagtctttcacaaccctgtggtggaattctgtcccactcttctttgcaaaactgctttagttcagccacactggagggttttcgagaatgaactgcccgtttaaggtcctgccacatcaTCTCAAtagggttcaagtcaggactttgactaggccactccaaaactttaattttgcttcttttgagccattcagaggtggacttactcctatgatttggatcattgtcttgttgcataatccagttgcacttgagcttcaactcacggacagATGAccgacattctcctttaggattttctagtagagagcagaattcatgtttccctcaattattgcaattcgccctggccctgaagcagcaaagcatccctacACCATCAcaataccaccaccatgcttgactgtaggtatgatattctctttgtggaattctgtgtttgatttatgccagatgtatcaggacccctgtcttccaaacagttccacttttgactcatcagtccacagaacattctcccaaaaggtttgaggattatcaaggtgtgttttggcaaaattcagacgagccttaatgttcttctgggttagcagtggttttcgcctcaccactcttccatggatggcatttttggccagtgtctttctaatAGTGGAATCATGAACAGTGacttttattgatgcgagagaggcctgcagttccttggatgttgtcttgGCTTTTTTGcaacttcctggatgagtcgtcgctgtgcttgtagaggaattttggaaggctGGCCACTTCttggaaggttcactactgtgccataatggctctcactgtggttctttggagtcccagagcctttgaaatagctttgtaacccttcccagactgatgtatttcaatcaccatttttctcatcatttctggaatttcttttgatcttggcatagtgtgctactgggtgagaccttttagtcaacttcatgctgctgaaaaagttttatttaggtgttgatttgattgaacagggctggcagtaataaGGCCTGAGTGTGTCTAGTcaagctgaaccccattatgaatgcagtttcatagatttggggatttagtatctaaggggggcaaatacttttttcacacaggcccagttggtattggataacttttttgcttcaataacattatcatttaaaaactgcattttgtgtttactcagattgcctttgttttattttagattttgtttgaatttttgaatcaATTTACTATGAGatctacacaaaaacagaagaaatcaggatatcaaatacttttttcacatCCCTGTATGAACTTTGTAATAAGTGACTCAGGCCTATTCTATATCACAAATGTAGCcggttatttttcattattagcgttttaatcaggctacttgtccggttgggcaagtaaaattctctttcacttgccacttcaaaaatccacttgtcccgaaCAAGCAGATAAGTGTTAATGTCAAGTCCTGTAAAACATCAATtattatgacattaaaatgtgttattaattacatcatgcctcattctatgagtagaattcacacgagatcagtgTTTAtctactcaatgatgatttaaagtaataaatatgcagtagataatgtgtaatttgtcatgtttaccttTTGCGTTCATGGTAATAATGCACTAACACGCTGTATGCGACCATAAAATGTGCAGATTACACTCAGTTATTgttatttatgatgacactgatactacagTAAATATGgaaaaaagagtgttaatgggcagaatacagacaaaagaaagaTGATAGGCATTTCGTACTGTGGGCGGATGTATGAgtggctttcggctgcagatgaCACATGGCTgaaacaaacttaaaaacaccTTCATATTTGCCCAGATTTTTGGGTAAATAacatcacacccattcgttccTCAATTTCGTagaatttttaattaatatagtGCTGCCTTGCAAGAACCGGAATTAAATGTCATACATGAAATATATGGAAAGTACATGCAgcatattaataaaaacaaacacatcaaTAAATTGCAGACAAACAAACgtttcacatatacacacaccttGGAAGCCCACGTTCTCCCAGTGTGGTCCATAACGAGGGCAGTCTGCACGGGTGCAGGTCAGTTTTCTGTAGATGGTTTGGAGTACACGCATGTGCACTGACTGTCCATTATCCAGAGAACCTACACAATTATTAAAACAGCGACATCAAGCATGCAAGACATTTAAGCGGATACTCTGACAGCAGTCTAAACTTAATTGCTACAtcacctcagaaaaaaaattatactttgtaAGTTTTATAAACAAGACTGTAGTCATTACAACAAATTATGCAGCTACCGCATTTGTCACCTCATTTAGAGTAAACATTCACTCTACTTACACTGTGCAATGGCAAACACTAGATCTCTCTCCTCTACTAGCGCTTTATGTAGCCGGGGAGGACCAAACAGGAAGTGGGTGATGGCAGCAAATCCAGACCTGCGAATGGTGGGCTGAATGTTCTTCTGATAGAGGGGAAGAGATAGTGTGAAAGAATAAAAGAGAAGGGTGATTACTATAGCAACACACAGCCAAAGATGATTTTGTGCTGTATATATTCACTTTAAACCAACTCACAAGCAGGTCTCCGAGATCAGTTGTCTGAAAATGCTGCAGTGCCTCGTTGAATGAGATCAGCGGTGAGGGAGTGAGATCCTCAGCAAGAACTATAACAGACACAccatttacatactgtacatgcatccCTGATTCATAAGCATGATTCTTCCATAAAATCTGCTCCTAAAAAAATCAGACAGCCAAAAGTTTTTGAACACCATCTTCTCATTAACAGATTTGGCAAATATTAGAGAATTGAGAATTCTAGAGAATTGTATGctattaattaaattgttttgtgTAATTCTATTAATGCcaatgttttgaaattaaatgcacAAATAGGTGTGGTGTTCAGGTGTTCAAAAAGTTTTGCCCATATTGTGTATAGTCTGTCACTACAGCAcacatattttgtttaaaattgtgaATCGTTTAATATATATGTGCAATATTAGCACCAGTTATGCAACTTTAGGGTACATACTGTGAATTCTCATTAATTATGTGCATGTCACAATATAATCAAAACCACACACATTAATACTTGTATCATATCCAGTCACAGACTAAATTCACTCAAGCCTGACCGACATGTTCTTGCCTGAATTGAATGTAAATTGATGCCACAGTAGTTTAAGTTTCCCTTCCTTTTATTTAATTTCCCTTCCTTTAACCCtaatgttcctgtagctcaactgctagagcatggtgctagcaatacaaaggtcatgggtttgatttccagggaaCAAATAAACTGGTGCTTGAATGCACTTTATgtaactttggataaaagcttttGCCAAATGAGTAGATGCAATATGTCAAATGTAATACAGATCATTTTAATAGTCATACCTGTATATAGTcaatacaacacatacaatgtttATGTGGACTATGGTCTATCTATATATAGTCATTATGCTGTACAATTATGCCAATAATTGGCCACACATCTCATCAGAAGATGCCGATGCTCCAGATTGCAACTGACAGCGATCAGGTTTCGTAATGTATCTATTTTAGCCAGGGAGGTGATGCCATCTCTCCAGGGTAGGGGCGTATGCTTAGCCATGGTGACGTAATGCTCTCAGTATACAGGCCTTCAGGATGTTGTTTCCATGGTGACAAGGTAATTGGTCTCACCTGGTTGGATGCTCTCCAGGGCATCCCACTCCTCTTGTGCTCGCTCCACCTCCGAGCTCACCTCTAGATGCACATTGCACAAAAACAGAGTAAAAGTTCTGAACTACTGACATCAGTGAGTGTGTAACAATGTTTCTGAgtgattaaagggttagttcaaccaaaagtgaaaattctgtcatcatttacacaccctcgtgcggtttaaaacctgtatgacttgctttcttctgtagaacaaaaaaaggagatgttaggcagaatggtagGGTCTGACAACCTCAttaactattcactttcattgtatggaaaacagatgcaatgaaagtgaatggtgactgaggctaacattctgtctaacatctctttttgtgatcCATGGAGCAAAGAAAGACATATGGTTTTGGGTCAACATGAACATGAGTAAATTATGCCAGAATGTTCACTTctaggtgagctatccctttaagtctttaCCTTCTGTTTTAGTCTGATTGCCTCCTGCTGCCAGTGACTGTAAAAGGCCATTCTGTTTTAGGGCTGAGATCTACACAGCAAAATTTCACAACATTACCTTCTCTGTTCAAGCTAATTCTTGCACACACATAACAACAGAAACCAAATTTCACATCATGTGACTGTATGTCTAAGACTCACCGGGACAGTTCTGAGATAAGGGATGCCATTGATATTGCCATTTTCTTTGATGCCATTACCTGGATTGAGTCCATTCAGTATCTAATAAAAACATAGAAAGCACAGAATGCAACTTTAGCACTTAATTTGATGCATGTAGATACTGATGAGACAGTTTCATGTGCAGTATTTTAGCAGTTGCTTCTCACAGTTGTGCATTTGGAGCGTCCATTGGTTAGATCTTCTGTCTGTTTACATTCTTGCGGTAAACCATTTAAGCCCTAAAATGggagagatttaaaaaaaaaaaaaaaaaaaaatgtttttcaatttatttatttatttattttactttttcattGCGAGTCAGAATAAGTCTGAAATGAAGCTACATTTGAAGGTGGCATATTCTGTACTAAACTAAACAGAAAATGCAAACCGAATTCGAATGTGCACTTTCTATTAGTGAACACACTATTTGTGCATTTCTCTTTGTCCTTTCATGTATAAGAATGTACCATGTCCGCCTAATTTCAAATAGAAAAGCCGTCAATTCAACGTTTTATTGTAAATGTCCTAACAAGTATGACGCAGCTCCATACCATTCATTTACACCTCTTCTACGTTTTATTCTGGGCACAGAGAGCACACAGGGTATTTCAGCACGGCGCAGCTAAACTGACAAGAGAAAAGGTCTAAAttacaaaacacatacaaatgtaaatacgatttttttgtttttaagttttCCCTTTTTTAGgtaatttctttttaattaatacaAGCCAATATTACGGGGGAAAATTACCTTTTTTAGgtaatttatttgtaattaatatgACCCAATATTTCAAAAGCAGCGCAGATCATGTCCTTGATCAAATCATATTCTTGAAAAGTGCTATGgcagtaaaatatatatttggtgTAGTATAGTGAAGTGTAGTATAGAAtagtgtagtagtagtagtggagTGTAACACAGGACAGTATAGTATTGTGTATTAGGCTATAGTGTAGTGTCATATAGAACAGCACAGTGTAATGCAGCATATCGTAGTGTAGAACAGTATAGtagagtatagtgtagtatagtataatatagcaaagtatagtatagtaccgaatagtatagtatagtagaaTAGAGTAGTATAGTGTCGTAGGCTATAGTATAGAATAGTAGTGTAGTGCAGTATACTTTAGTATagtttattatacagtattataatgTAGTGAAGAattgtataatatagtatagtatagtgccCCACAAAGCAGTAACTATGGCATCACTGAAACTAAGAAAAATGGTTTAAGagatttttgattgtccagccaattGTGGATTATAAGTAGGACGGCGTGTTAGTGCCATGTCAAAGTAAAAATCAACGATTTTGAAAATAAAGCCATAGCATTACGAGAATTAAGTCATAATGTTTGAAAAATATAgttaaaattatgagaataagaTAGTAGCATTATAAGACTAAAgctgtaatattttgagaatatattGTGAGGAAAGTAACATctaagtgatgtggtggacaacaacAAAGTGCATCTGTCTTTACATACAGTAAACACCACTTACCATGGAGATAACTATGTACGTAATTGCTATGAAACTTTGTTGCCAAGTTAGCCAAGCTGAATTTGATGTGGGAAGTTTTTAAGAGCTCTccgttcatgaatgaggtgtgcatttgtac
This sequence is a window from Myxocyprinus asiaticus isolate MX2 ecotype Aquarium Trade chromosome 33, UBuf_Myxa_2, whole genome shotgun sequence. Protein-coding genes within it:
- the LOC127424497 gene encoding ELMO domain-containing protein 3-like isoform X1; the protein is MEGVVAVAVHTEGLNGLPQECKQTEDLTNGRSKCTTILNGLNPGNGIKENGNINGIPYLRTVPISALKQNGLLQSLAAGGNQTKTEEVSSEVERAQEEWDALESIQPVLAEDLTPSPLISFNEALQHFQTTDLGDLLKNIQPTIRRSGFAAITHFLFGPPRLHKALVEERDLVFAIAQCSLDNGQSVHMRVLQTIYRKLTCTRADCPRYGPHWENVGFQGSDPATDLRGTGFLGLMHTLYFVMDPEILPLARDIYKLSQHPVQNFPFSVMSINMTRIALHALREEVLSKECNRRQQVVAVLNDFYVAMFLHLYQLWKSQQKTISDSGHVLKEVELLAKKNPKQILKRLEGYLKERRAGTGHRTSPDMLSHSNPSPGDSGSRAGSQGGKEGKEINFTGVCELPPEMEGEARLI